A segment of the Longimicrobium sp. genome:
ACGAGATCGCGATGGGGCTGCCGACCATGCCGGTGTTGGCCCGGTTCAGCATCCGCTGCAGGGGATTGCCCCGGGCGATGTACTTCTCCGGATCCGCGACGCTCAGGATGAGCATCCGCTGGCGCTGCATCTGGAAGATTCCCACGCCGGTGATCTCGGACCACGGGATGAACCCTGCGGCTACGCCGCTCGAGTTGTCGACGAGCCCTTCGGCGCTCAGGATGAGCCCGGGCCTCTTGTCGAACAGCTTCCGGACGCCGTACACCACGCCCGCGACGCCGCAGAGGGCCGCGGCGGCGCCGAGGGCGTGGAACACCACGGGAGCGGCAAAGCGCCGCAGGCTCATCATGAGCGACCCGTAATCGTCGGCCATGACGAACCACGCGCCCGCCGCCACGAAGAGCAGCGCACCGGCGATGGTCATGGCGATCTTGGCCCTGCTGAGCGGGATCACCCGTTCGTTGCCTGCGGACATGTTTGCTCGATTGGTGGGGAGTGGGGCGGCGCCCGAATGCGCGGAGGATGGTGGTGCGCCGATAATATCAAACATCTGTACCGCCGTGTCACGGGGGGATGCGGGTAAGCGGCCGGTCTGGCGCTTGCGATGCCGCGGGCGACCGAAATCCGCCCGCTGCCTTCGACTTCCGATCCGATTCGAATGCCGATCTCCCGCGCTGCCGTCGTCCGTACCGCCATCGCCGCGCTCGTGCTCGCCCTGGCGCTGCCGCGCGCGGCGGCGGCGCAGGAGGAGCCGCCGCGCGGAGAGCGGACGCACATCGACCTGATCCCGTACTTCGGCTACGCGCACGGGATCGCGGGGAGCCGCGACGCGTGGCTGGGCGGGTTCCGGATCGGGATGAGGACGGAGA
Coding sequences within it:
- a CDS encoding STM3941 family protein — encoded protein: MFDIIGAPPSSAHSGAAPLPTNRANMSAGNERVIPLSRAKIAMTIAGALLFVAAGAWFVMADDYGSLMMSLRRFAAPVVFHALGAAAALCGVAGVVYGVRKLFDKRPGLILSAEGLVDNSSGVAAGFIPWSEITGVGIFQMQRQRMLILSVADPEKYIARGNPLQRMLNRANTGMVGSPIAISSNALQIPFEELQTEVASYMARYAAAR